From Quercus lobata isolate SW786 chromosome 1, ValleyOak3.0 Primary Assembly, whole genome shotgun sequence, one genomic window encodes:
- the LOC115984018 gene encoding serine/threonine-protein phosphatase 7 long form homolog, with protein MVVANARQIEVAHPGPIDDSVLTLQPEHRSEAIWNGQDPGSLTCRSRSEEFTNLEPMVDDRVVDIIKGLGLEGLLRTPGREIDHGLITALVERWRPETHTFHMPHGEVTITLQDVEVLLGLPVDGEAITGSTQKEWPTVCRDFLGFSVQNDNTKVLLGQRIVIKRLLEQVASPLPPNAEEDQLYKYARCYILALLGDTIFVDKSGDRVHLMWVQQLEDLRNPRTYSWGSACLAWLYRELCRASDKTASQIGGCLLLVQYWAWARFPFLCPRVERGPPVGAYGPPMRGPLSLKWLWVPNKKDRPAHIFRDRYREKIASMLPGQVVWQPYDAELRDLPKYCVAGRAMWMATVPLVCFHLVEKHTPDRVVRQFGMIQEIPQLVDTDTVLHGIDLRGKVGVDWTRRHAGHIIEWGNRFERRCEAMLGDMPPHHVYFNWFHRITRRFIDHRGAKLILMIEGYLRLLRRHPVGTPDYKDITDVLKAVNEIDRVQPHIPEASNEEAATPEAAATERSSTSTAPTGCGSCPPVATPQVVPTLDPSPSTPHPSPSPNIPSPTPHPSPTPNIPPPTSHPCPGSDIPPPTPRSFPKLSPSFDLRIDPTPPDMHTEPPSHITSTGPSSGIDPPHVQAEQAIGLPAELEGQPKHISKAPPCGIGGHKHGHKAGHKASDQGHARSPSPHSKHYTRQHKVQKR; from the exons ATGGTTGTTGCAAATGCTAGACAGATTGAGGTTGCGCACCCTGGACCCATTGATGATTCGGTATTGACTCTGCAACCCGAACATCGGTCAGAAGCTATTTGGAATGGGCAG GATCCGGGGTCCCTTACTTGTCGCAGCCGTAGTGAAGAGTTCACCAATCTAGAGCCAATGGTGGATGACCGAGTTGTTGACATAATTAAGGGACTTGGTTTGGAGGGACTCCTCAGGACCCCGGGTAGAGAGATTGACCATGGGCTGATAACGGCCTTAGTGGAGCGATGGCGGCCTGAGACTCACACCTTCCACATGCCACATGGTGAGGTCACCATCACATTGCAGGATGTGGAGGTTCTTCTCGGGCTTCCTGTTGATGGCGAGGCTATAACAGGGAGCACGCAGAAAGAATGGCCGACCGTGTGTCGGGACTTCCTTGGCTTTTCTGTTCAAAATGATAATACAAAGGTGTTGCTAGGCCAGAGGATTGTCATCAAACGGCTTTTGGAGCAAGTTGCCAGTCCATTGCCGCCTAATGCTGAAGAGGATCAGCTGTATAAGTACGCACGGTGCTACATCCTAGCACTATTGGGGGACACAATCTTCGTGGACAAATCCGGCGATAGGGTGCATCTAATGTGGGTGCAGCAGTTGGAAGACCTTCGCAACCCAAGAACGTACAGTTGGGGAAGTGCTTGCCTTGCATGGTTGTACAGAGAGTTATGTAGGGCAAGCGATAAGACAGCCAGTCAGATTGGTGGGTGCTTGTTGTTGGTCCAGTATTGGGCATGGGCCAGGTTCCCATTTTTGTGCCCAAGAGTTGAGCGTGGCCCGCCAGTAGGTGCTTATGGTCCTCCAATGCGTGGTCCACTGTCCCTGAA GTGGTTGTGGGTACCAAACAAGAAAGACAGGCCCGCCCACATCTTCAGGGACAGGTATCGCGAGAAAATAGCTTCAATGTTGCCAGGCCAG GTGGTGTGGCAACCGTATGATGCTGAATTACGCGACCTTCCGAAGTACTGCGTTGCAGGGAGGGCAATGTGGATGGCAACGGTGCCGCTTGTATGTTTCCACCTAGTGGAGAAACATACACCGGATCGTGTCGTTCGTCAATTTGGGATGATCCAAGAAATTCCCCAACTTGTTGATACTGATACAGTGCTTCATGGGATTGATTTGAGGGGAAAGGTTGGTGTTGATTGGACGCGGAGACATGCTGGGCATATCATCGAGTGGGGTAATCGCTTTGAACGGCGGTGTGAAGCAATGCTTGGTGATATGCCTCCACACCATGTGTACTTCAACTGGTTTCATAGGATAACTCGGAGGTTCATCGATCACAGGGGCGCTAAATTGATTCTAATG ATTGAAGGATACCTCCGTTTGTTGAGGCGTCACCCAGTGGGCACTCCAGACTATAAGGACATTACTGATGTATTGAAGGCAGTGAATGAGATTGACCGTGTACAACCTCATATCCCTGAGGCCTCGAATGAGGAGGCAGCTACTCCTGAGGCAGCGGCTACTGAGAGGTCAAGCACGAGCACAGCTCCTACCGGATGTGGCTCTTGTCCGCCTGTTGCTACCCCTCAAGTTGTCCCTACCCTTGATCCCTCTCCATCCACCCCACATCCATCTCCTAGCCCCAACATCCCTTCACCCACCCCACATCCATCTCCTACTCCTAACATCCCTCCACCCACCTCACATCCATGTCCCGGGTCTGACATCCCTCCACCCACCCCACGATCATTTCCTAAGCTTTCACCATCGTTTGACCTGCGTATTGATCCAACCCCTCCTGACATGCACACGGAGCCACCCTCCCATATTACGTCTACTGGCCCTTCTTCGGGTATCGACCCACCCCATGTTCAGGCTGAGCAAGCTATTGGGTTACCTGCAGAGCTAGAAGGTCAGCCGAAACACATATCAAAGGCACCTCCTTGTGGGATAGGGGGTCATAAACATGGACACAAAGCTGGGCACAAGGCATCTGACCAAGGACATGCAAGATCTCCTTCTCCGCACAGTAAACATTATACGAGACAGCATAAGGTTCAGAAAAGGTAG